A region from the Methanofollis liminatans DSM 4140 genome encodes:
- a CDS encoding AAA family ATPase, translating into MDATDLDVSYIADAYHEVLETTQRFVVGNRPLIDLIFTGVLSDGAVLIEGVPGTAKTTVSKIMAKLLSYSFKRIQGAVDVQPADIIGVRIYVARENQFILQKGPIFSNFVLVDEINRLTPKTQSALLESMSEHQATIDGNTYPLPKPFFVIATQNPYEFEGTFSLVEAQRDRFMYSIPLDHLNVEDELEIIRRDNGGGLSWTDFEESLPALLSPEDIGEMIGVVRQVHVDEAVLRYIADLVAATRSHGDVRLGASSRASLALLRGAKVRAAMDGRPYVLPDDVKTLAMPVLRHRLLMERDAIIGQISVNTVVEEILNSVEVS; encoded by the coding sequence ATGGATGCGACAGACCTCGATGTAAGTTATATTGCCGATGCCTATCATGAGGTGCTGGAGACCACGCAACGGTTTGTGGTCGGGAACAGGCCCCTGATCGACCTGATCTTCACCGGCGTCCTCTCCGACGGTGCGGTGCTCATCGAGGGGGTGCCCGGAACGGCGAAGACCACGGTCTCGAAGATCATGGCGAAACTCCTCTCGTACTCCTTCAAGCGGATCCAGGGTGCGGTGGACGTCCAGCCCGCCGACATCATCGGTGTCCGCATCTATGTCGCCCGTGAAAATCAGTTCATACTCCAGAAGGGGCCTATCTTCTCGAACTTCGTCCTTGTGGACGAGATCAACCGGCTGACCCCGAAGACCCAGTCGGCGCTCCTGGAGTCGATGAGCGAGCACCAGGCAACGATCGACGGGAACACCTACCCGCTCCCAAAACCGTTCTTCGTGATCGCCACCCAGAACCCCTACGAGTTCGAGGGGACGTTTTCCCTGGTGGAAGCTCAGCGCGACCGTTTTATGTACAGCATCCCGCTCGACCATCTCAATGTCGAGGACGAACTCGAAATTATCAGGCGCGACAATGGCGGCGGGCTGAGCTGGACCGACTTTGAGGAGTCCCTCCCTGCCCTGCTGAGCCCGGAGGATATCGGGGAGATGATCGGCGTCGTCCGTCAGGTCCATGTCGATGAGGCGGTGCTCAGGTATATCGCCGACCTCGTTGCGGCGACGCGGTCCCATGGGGACGTTCGTCTCGGGGCGAGCTCCCGCGCCTCGCTTGCCCTCCTGCGGGGCGCAAAGGTCAGGGCCGCGATGGACGGCCGGCCGTATGTCCTCCCCGACGACGTCAAGACGCTTGCCATGCCCGTGCTCCGCCACCGCCTCCTGATGGAGCGTGATGCGATCATCGGGCAGATCTCGGTGAACACGGTCGTCGAGGAGATCCTGAACTCCGTCGAGGTGTCCTGA
- a CDS encoding DUF4350 domain-containing protein — MQGRFVAAAAVLLVLALAAGVHLFTTYDDYSRHNIQWNGTSSFFSHLEDRGAHEVWRPADLGGYNDAVLIVIAPQGSPDAEQIAAYRAFLARNNTVVLCDDFGSGNEFLAAVGSGITILPGNLTSVDRDYADGAAVRGYRAGNHTLVENVSTVLFNRPAALKGGTPLLQTSLLSWVDRNSNGRIDGDEVVSRYPVCAVERVGGGEVIVIGDPGIFLNAMSGFSGENRQFIEALISLRPVLLVDQGWSRTASAGAPTAAVRLAKEYPLLQIAVAGLFIGAAAYFFRKRIIR; from the coding sequence ATGCAGGGCCGTTTCGTCGCTGCAGCCGCCGTGCTCCTCGTTCTCGCCCTCGCAGCGGGCGTCCATCTGTTCACCACCTATGACGACTATAGCCGCCACAACATCCAGTGGAACGGCACCTCCTCGTTCTTCTCTCACCTGGAGGATCGTGGTGCACATGAGGTCTGGAGGCCGGCGGATCTGGGCGGTTACAACGACGCCGTCCTCATCGTCATCGCCCCGCAGGGATCTCCGGACGCAGAACAGATCGCCGCATACCGGGCATTCCTGGCGCGGAACAACACCGTCGTCCTCTGCGACGATTTCGGGAGCGGCAACGAGTTCCTCGCCGCGGTCGGGTCGGGCATTACGATTCTGCCCGGCAACCTCACCTCGGTCGACCGGGACTATGCCGACGGTGCGGCGGTGAGGGGCTACCGTGCCGGAAACCACACCCTCGTCGAAAATGTCTCGACTGTCCTCTTCAACCGTCCGGCGGCGTTAAAAGGTGGCACGCCGCTCCTTCAGACCTCCCTTCTCTCATGGGTGGACAGAAACTCGAACGGACGGATCGACGGCGATGAGGTGGTGAGCAGGTACCCGGTATGCGCCGTCGAGCGGGTCGGCGGCGGCGAGGTGATCGTCATCGGCGACCCCGGCATCTTCCTCAATGCGATGTCCGGGTTCTCCGGCGAGAACCGGCAGTTCATCGAGGCCCTCATCTCCCTGCGCCCGGTGCTGCTCGTCGATCAGGGCTGGAGCCGCACGGCCTCGGCTGGAGCACCGACCGCCGCCGTCCGCCTGGCAAAGGAATATCCCCTCCTTCAGATTGCCGTTGCCGGACTCTTTATCGGTGCGGCTGCATATTTTTTTAGAAAGAGGATCATTAGGTAG
- a CDS encoding ABC transporter substrate-binding protein yields the protein MKAAFAVVLCLFLAVPCLAAIPCDTDDDGRLSEGEMVGAIFSYLDVTYRNGTGTAPSPADLQDASFIYHHWGGAPWECTDAAGRTVIFERPIRAVAVMSPQTLETIRAIGYPMGYVRGAEHSILMDRIFFPDLVGCRAVGSLDDPDAAALASLFPDVVFAPVGPEGDLAAATASALGIPVLRFSCTAPASIRGEALAIGSLLGCQDGAEDLCRFLDEQDEAVRACFDDLPADQVRAVYVESFPAYIACGAGTPAGDLVLLGGGSPVPAGSGMIGVDDGMVIAAAPAVVIKLVGEDPSRFGGFGDRLPLRFIEVRNAIGNRPGWSALPAEREERVYLIHASLVEGPRYVVGLHYSARWLHPDRCAGLDPAAVHEEYLSRFCGLSGVSGTFVYPGDA from the coding sequence ATGAAGGCCGCCTTTGCTGTCGTCCTCTGCCTCTTCCTTGCAGTGCCCTGCTTGGCGGCGATACCGTGCGACACCGACGACGACGGCAGGCTCTCGGAGGGCGAGATGGTCGGGGCGATTTTTTCGTACCTCGACGTCACCTACCGGAACGGCACCGGAACTGCTCCGTCGCCTGCCGATCTCCAGGATGCCTCCTTTATCTACCATCACTGGGGCGGCGCCCCCTGGGAGTGCACCGATGCAGCGGGGCGCACGGTCATCTTTGAACGACCGATCCGGGCCGTGGCCGTCATGTCCCCGCAGACCCTGGAGACGATCCGTGCGATCGGCTATCCGATGGGATATGTGCGGGGCGCTGAACATTCGATCCTCATGGACCGAATATTCTTCCCTGATCTCGTCGGGTGCAGGGCGGTCGGCAGCCTCGACGACCCCGACGCCGCTGCCCTCGCCTCCCTTTTCCCAGACGTCGTTTTTGCCCCGGTCGGCCCTGAAGGGGATCTTGCGGCGGCTACCGCCTCCGCTCTCGGGATTCCGGTGCTCAGGTTCTCCTGCACCGCCCCGGCCTCCATCCGGGGCGAGGCCCTCGCGATCGGTTCCCTCCTCGGCTGCCAGGACGGCGCCGAAGACCTCTGCCGCTTCCTCGACGAACAGGATGAGGCGGTGCGGGCCTGCTTCGACGATTTGCCGGCCGATCAGGTCCGGGCCGTCTATGTGGAATCCTTCCCGGCGTATATCGCCTGCGGCGCCGGAACGCCTGCCGGCGACCTCGTCCTTCTTGGTGGGGGCAGCCCGGTTCCTGCCGGCTCCGGCATGATCGGGGTCGACGACGGGATGGTAATCGCCGCCGCCCCTGCCGTCGTCATCAAACTGGTCGGGGAGGACCCCTCCAGATTCGGGGGCTTCGGCGACCGTCTCCCCCTCAGGTTCATCGAGGTCAGGAACGCCATCGGCAATCGCCCTGGTTGGAGCGCCCTCCCTGCCGAGCGGGAGGAAAGGGTCTACCTGATCCACGCCAGCCTCGTCGAGGGGCCAAGGTATGTCGTCGGGCTGCACTATAGTGCACGCTGGCTCCACCCTGACCGCTGCGCAGGGCTGGACCCGGCGGCCGTGCATGAGGAGTATCTCTCGCGGTTCTGCGGGCTCTCCGGCGTCTCTGGGACCTTCGTCTATCCGGGTGATGCCTGA
- a CDS encoding DEAD/DEAH box helicase: MSEVFASLHPTLQGMLAHRLGWDDLRPVQEEAALAAAEGNDLLVVAGTAGGKTEAALIPVIDAVLKGGLSGVCCICLSPLKALINDQEERMLALCTPAGLSVQKWHGDVPKGERSWGGCDPPHMLLTTPESLEVILLDPFLAGDLRNLRFVIVDEVHAFAGDLRGVHLRCLLDRLDGAAGRPLQRIGLSATLGNPREVLAWFSGPGRRASLVAVPSPPGKKQFSFLVTDRSGLAATVSRLVRGQRALVFVRSRSEAERLSSALAGTVDGLSVHHSSIPPAARKAAEASLSESGAACVICTSTLELGIDIGGLDLVVQIGPPPSVSSFLQRLGRTGRRGSPARMAFVLADDLDLLVAAATVEAATRREVEPLRPPVLPYTVFIQQLLLVLLKERRAPRRGVTSSLLSCAAFAGIREEDAGAIVDHLLAEGILSADGVFLMLGPVAERTVARVHGRDLLSVFAGAGTFRALTPEGEEAGALDPRFVAGGVGTVCTLGGRRWRIIALDSDHRIATVVPEGGGPRSSDRRPFWSGAGAPMSPIVARSVQRLLARGSSSLPLGKREQASIHGVAEEIGSGIPAEGFLVRERADGIFILSCHGGQFNRALAALLERALGDGPKIRISDLWLLVSGVTGPDPAGEVRDTLGAVQRWTAAEIAAALPLPAPDDWKFGPLLPPSLFAEMVRADHDDCPAMAALLARTPLGLLREDICAPGPHLHNE; this comes from the coding sequence GTGTCAGAGGTCTTTGCATCCCTTCATCCGACATTGCAGGGCATGCTTGCCCACCGCCTTGGATGGGACGACCTGCGGCCGGTGCAGGAGGAGGCGGCCCTCGCCGCGGCCGAAGGAAACGATCTCCTGGTGGTGGCGGGAACGGCCGGGGGCAAGACCGAGGCGGCGCTGATCCCGGTGATCGACGCCGTCTTAAAGGGCGGCCTCTCCGGTGTCTGCTGCATCTGTCTCTCGCCTCTCAAGGCCCTGATCAACGATCAGGAGGAGCGGATGCTCGCCCTCTGTACCCCGGCCGGCCTTTCGGTGCAGAAATGGCACGGCGACGTTCCGAAGGGCGAACGCTCCTGGGGCGGTTGCGACCCCCCTCACATGCTCCTTACAACCCCGGAGTCGCTTGAGGTGATCCTCCTCGACCCCTTCCTCGCCGGCGACCTGCGAAACCTCCGTTTCGTCATCGTCGACGAGGTCCACGCCTTTGCCGGCGACCTGCGGGGTGTGCACCTCCGCTGCCTCCTCGACCGTCTCGACGGCGCGGCCGGTCGGCCCCTCCAGCGGATCGGGCTCTCGGCGACCCTGGGAAATCCCCGGGAGGTTCTCGCATGGTTCTCCGGCCCGGGTCGCCGGGCCAGCCTCGTGGCCGTCCCGTCCCCGCCGGGAAAAAAACAGTTTTCGTTTCTCGTGACCGACCGGTCCGGGCTGGCCGCTACCGTATCCCGCCTGGTCCGCGGCCAGCGCGCCCTCGTCTTTGTCAGGAGCCGGAGCGAGGCTGAAAGGCTCTCCTCCGCCCTTGCCGGGACGGTCGACGGTCTTTCTGTCCACCACTCCTCTATCCCTCCCGCCGCCAGAAAGGCCGCCGAGGCGTCGCTCTCCGAATCGGGCGCCGCCTGCGTGATCTGCACGAGCACCCTCGAACTCGGCATCGATATCGGCGGCCTCGACCTCGTCGTCCAGATCGGTCCCCCGCCCTCGGTCTCGTCGTTCCTCCAGAGGCTCGGGCGGACCGGGCGGCGCGGCTCGCCGGCACGGATGGCCTTTGTGCTCGCGGACGACCTCGACCTGCTGGTGGCGGCGGCGACCGTCGAGGCGGCGACGCGCCGCGAGGTCGAGCCCCTCCGCCCCCCGGTCCTGCCGTACACCGTCTTCATCCAGCAACTTCTTCTTGTGCTCCTGAAGGAGCGGCGGGCGCCGCGGCGGGGTGTAACCTCCTCCCTCCTCTCATGTGCCGCCTTCGCCGGGATCAGGGAAGAGGACGCCGGAGCGATCGTCGATCACCTCCTCGCGGAGGGCATACTCTCGGCGGACGGCGTCTTTCTGATGCTCGGGCCGGTGGCCGAACGCACGGTCGCCCGCGTCCACGGCCGCGACCTCCTCTCGGTCTTCGCGGGCGCCGGTACCTTCCGCGCCCTCACACCTGAAGGAGAGGAGGCCGGCGCCCTCGATCCCAGGTTTGTGGCCGGGGGCGTCGGGACGGTCTGCACCCTCGGAGGGCGGCGGTGGCGGATCATCGCCCTCGACAGCGACCACCGGATCGCCACCGTCGTCCCTGAGGGCGGCGGCCCTCGCTCCTCAGACCGCCGCCCATTCTGGTCGGGCGCCGGCGCCCCGATGAGTCCGATAGTCGCCCGCTCAGTTCAGCGCCTCCTCGCCCGCGGCTCCTCCTCCCTCCCCCTCGGGAAACGGGAACAGGCGTCGATCCATGGGGTTGCCGAGGAGATCGGGAGTGGCATCCCCGCCGAGGGCTTCCTGGTCAGGGAGCGAGCCGATGGTATTTTTATTCTCTCCTGCCATGGGGGGCAGTTCAACCGGGCGCTCGCCGCTCTCTTAGAACGGGCGCTCGGGGACGGGCCGAAGATCCGCATCTCCGATCTCTGGCTCCTCGTCTCAGGGGTGACCGGGCCGGATCCGGCCGGGGAGGTCAGGGACACCCTCGGTGCGGTGCAGCGGTGGACCGCGGCAGAGATCGCCGCCGCCCTCCCCCTGCCGGCACCCGATGACTGGAAGTTCGGTCCGCTCCTCCCTCCGTCGCTTTTCGCCGAAATGGTACGCGCCGACCACGACGACTGCCCTGCTATGGCCGCTCTCCTCGCCCGGACCCCGCTGGGCCTCCTGAGAGAAGATATATGTGCGCCGGGCCCTCACCTCCATAACGAATGA
- a CDS encoding 4a-hydroxytetrahydrobiopterin dehydratase: protein MPLSTESVQPIVPGVPPLTRREIMALLPQVPGWSFENGKLKRRFTFESVGEAAAFIGQVIALGAESADHYPDICLTRYRHVDIFWYTHASGGLTRTDFVLAAKLGEMVGGRTLFR from the coding sequence ATGCCTCTCAGCACAGAATCGGTGCAGCCGATTGTTCCGGGTGTGCCGCCGCTCACCCGCCGGGAGATCATGGCCCTGCTCCCGCAGGTGCCGGGGTGGTCGTTCGAGAACGGGAAGTTGAAGAGACGGTTCACCTTCGAATCAGTCGGGGAAGCGGCCGCCTTCATCGGTCAGGTGATCGCCCTCGGCGCCGAGAGCGCGGACCACTACCCTGACATCTGCCTCACCAGGTACAGGCATGTGGACATATTCTGGTACACGCACGCCTCGGGCGGCCTCACCCGGACCGATTTCGTGCTCGCCGCAAAACTCGGGGAGATGGTCGGGGGAAGGACGTTATTCAGATAG
- the trxA gene encoding thioredoxin produces MDDELERIRERKRLELASRFSAMKDGVIEISDHGFAGAIAAHRYLVVDFWAEWCGPCQRVAPEIEALALEFAGQVAFGKCNVDENPKTSASFGVEVIPTLVFFSNGRPVGRLTGALPRETLRSQVKRAFGLSE; encoded by the coding sequence ATGGACGACGAACTCGAACGGATCAGGGAGAGAAAACGGCTTGAACTGGCTTCGCGGTTTTCTGCCATGAAAGACGGCGTGATCGAGATATCGGACCACGGCTTTGCCGGCGCCATTGCCGCTCATCGCTATCTTGTCGTGGACTTCTGGGCAGAGTGGTGTGGTCCCTGCCAGAGGGTCGCCCCTGAGATCGAGGCCCTCGCTCTGGAGTTTGCGGGGCAGGTCGCCTTTGGAAAATGCAATGTCGATGAAAATCCAAAAACTTCGGCGTCGTTCGGGGTCGAGGTGATACCGACGCTGGTCTTCTTCTCAAACGGCCGGCCGGTCGGGAGGCTTACCGGTGCCCTGCCGCGCGAGACGCTCAGGTCGCAGGTGAAGAGGGCGTTTGGTCTATCTGAATAA
- the purF gene encoding amidophosphoribosyltransferase — MCGIVGIVDAGGVSFPLYYALYALQHRGQESTGISTFDRRPFVHKGRGLVAEVFDEQILGRLRGTVGIGHVRYPTTGANLPENIQPFNFVFREHTLSLAHNGNLVNTNALRTCYEQDGQIFCTTTDSEVIATIIAHEIRRSGSVEDAVGVAMQKLQGSYSVVLTLDDALYAFRDPLGIKPLCIGRTRSGYIVASESVAVDALNGTLLRDVAPGELVRVTENGITSTQLAISDRRAHCMFEFVYFARADSVIDGTLVYDARRKIGEELFLGAPMDADMVAPVPDSGTAYAIGYSQASGTPYLEGLMKNRYMGRTFIMPDQQMRENAVRIKLNPIKKHLENKSVVLIDDSVVRGTTSRRLIDIVRDAGARQVHLRVGSPPIVAPCYLGVDFPTRTELIASSRCTEEVKDLIHADSLYHVPLCKMVEAIGIDVGNLCTACLTGQYPVEVPGECCDARCVEFQKGSVQTRLDVE; from the coding sequence ATGTGTGGGATCGTTGGCATCGTGGATGCTGGCGGTGTCTCTTTCCCGCTGTATTATGCCCTGTATGCTCTCCAGCACCGGGGACAGGAGAGCACGGGAATATCAACTTTTGACCGGAGGCCCTTCGTCCATAAGGGACGGGGGCTTGTGGCCGAGGTATTTGACGAACAGATACTCGGAAGGTTGAGGGGCACCGTCGGGATCGGGCATGTAAGATATCCCACGACAGGGGCTAATCTGCCCGAGAATATCCAGCCGTTCAATTTTGTCTTTCGGGAGCATACGCTCTCTCTTGCCCATAACGGGAACCTGGTGAACACCAACGCCCTGCGCACCTGCTACGAGCAGGACGGGCAGATCTTCTGCACGACCACCGACTCCGAGGTGATCGCAACGATCATCGCCCACGAGATCCGCCGTTCTGGATCGGTGGAGGACGCCGTGGGGGTTGCGATGCAGAAACTGCAGGGCTCGTACTCTGTTGTTCTCACGCTGGACGACGCCCTCTACGCCTTCCGCGACCCGCTCGGGATCAAGCCCCTCTGCATCGGCAGGACGCGCTCGGGCTATATCGTGGCCTCGGAGAGTGTGGCTGTCGACGCCCTGAACGGGACCCTCCTGCGGGACGTCGCCCCTGGCGAGCTGGTCAGGGTCACGGAGAACGGGATCACCTCGACGCAGCTCGCCATCTCAGATCGGAGGGCGCACTGCATGTTCGAGTTCGTCTATTTCGCGCGGGCGGACTCGGTCATCGACGGCACGCTCGTCTACGACGCCCGGCGGAAGATCGGCGAGGAACTTTTCCTGGGCGCGCCGATGGACGCCGACATGGTGGCGCCGGTGCCGGACTCGGGGACGGCATATGCGATCGGGTATTCGCAGGCGTCAGGGACTCCCTATCTCGAAGGGCTGATGAAAAACCGGTATATGGGCCGGACCTTCATCATGCCCGACCAGCAGATGCGGGAGAACGCCGTGCGCATCAAGCTCAACCCGATCAAAAAGCACCTTGAGAACAAGTCCGTCGTTCTCATCGATGACTCGGTGGTGCGGGGCACGACCTCGCGCCGACTCATCGATATCGTCAGGGACGCCGGGGCGCGTCAGGTCCACCTCCGCGTGGGATCGCCGCCGATCGTCGCCCCCTGCTACCTTGGCGTGGATTTTCCCACCCGCACCGAACTGATCGCAAGTTCCCGGTGCACCGAGGAGGTGAAGGACCTGATCCACGCCGATTCGCTCTATCACGTTCCCCTCTGCAAGATGGTGGAGGCGATCGGGATCGATGTCGGCAACCTCTGTACGGCCTGCCTCACCGGGCAGTACCCGGTCGAGGTGCCGGGGGAGTGCTGCGACGCGCGGTGCGTCGAGTTTCAGAAGGGAAGCGTCCAGACGCGTCTGGACGTGGAGTAA
- a CDS encoding 50S ribosomal protein L37e: MSKGTPSMGKRQHHSHITCRRCGKLSFHAKHKVCSACGFGRSTKMSSWKWTTKRPKVPTH, encoded by the coding sequence ATGTCAAAAGGTACGCCATCAATGGGTAAGCGGCAGCACCACAGCCACATCACCTGCCGCAGGTGTGGGAAGTTATCCTTCCATGCGAAACACAAAGTCTGCTCTGCCTGCGGGTTCGGGCGCAGCACGAAGATGAGCAGCTGGAAGTGGACGACGAAGCGCCCCAAGGTTCCAACGCATTAA
- a CDS encoding LSM domain-containing protein, which yields MTKRPLEILDQVLNGQPVIISLKGGHEIRGVLQGYDVHLNLVLDRAEEEVDGAVVKRGTLIVRGDNVIYISPSVE from the coding sequence ATGACGAAAAGACCACTGGAGATTCTTGATCAGGTGCTCAACGGCCAGCCCGTTATCATTTCTTTGAAGGGCGGGCATGAAATCCGGGGGGTCCTGCAGGGATACGATGTCCATCTCAACCTCGTCCTTGACCGGGCTGAGGAAGAGGTCGACGGTGCCGTTGTAAAGCGCGGCACACTGATAGTGCGCGGGGACAATGTGATCTATATCTCTCCTTCAGTCGAATAA
- a CDS encoding RNA-binding protein: MEAIVVKKRHTIKKSEGSRVQRALADEIGAAEEQFRSKNIEVVETNSPFTLYLIDKRPLLMEMDGRVFPTVRGAVERPFAERRITVDSGAVPYVMNGADIMRPGVVGVSPDVKKDAPCVIAEERHGKPLAIGIALYDAADLLAMEKGKVVKMLHRVGDDVWNLEL, encoded by the coding sequence ATGGAAGCAATCGTGGTGAAAAAGAGGCACACGATCAAGAAGTCAGAGGGCTCACGCGTCCAGCGAGCGCTCGCCGACGAGATCGGGGCCGCCGAGGAACAGTTCCGCTCGAAAAATATCGAGGTGGTCGAGACGAACTCCCCCTTCACCCTCTACCTCATCGACAAACGGCCGCTCCTGATGGAGATGGACGGCCGCGTCTTTCCCACGGTCAGGGGTGCGGTGGAGCGTCCGTTCGCGGAGCGGCGGATCACCGTTGATTCCGGGGCGGTGCCGTACGTAATGAACGGCGCCGACATCATGCGCCCGGGCGTGGTGGGGGTGAGCCCTGACGTAAAAAAGGATGCTCCCTGCGTCATCGCCGAAGAGCGGCACGGGAAGCCGCTTGCCATCGGCATCGCCCTGTACGATGCCGCGGACCTCCTTGCCATGGAGAAAGGAAAGGTCGTAAAGATGCTCCACCGGGTCGGGGACGACGTCTGGAACCTGGAACTCTGA
- a CDS encoding cell division protein SepF — translation MGKFLDSIIGKSAPAKQDDYMELDLATYEGATGEEPASMYVRVAQVADIKDTPKVKDEVYNGNIVIVDISRLKLDKIMYERVLKDLREVAHDVNGDIIGLGDQHYVLVTPMSVKISREKIGGL, via the coding sequence ATGGGTAAATTCCTCGACTCCATCATCGGCAAATCTGCTCCGGCGAAGCAGGACGATTATATGGAACTCGATCTCGCCACATACGAGGGGGCGACCGGCGAAGAGCCCGCCTCGATGTACGTCAGGGTCGCACAGGTCGCAGACATCAAAGACACCCCCAAGGTCAAGGACGAGGTCTACAACGGCAACATCGTCATCGTGGACATCTCCCGCTTAAAGCTCGACAAGATCATGTACGAGCGCGTGCTCAAGGATCTGCGGGAGGTTGCCCACGACGTCAACGGCGACATCATCGGCCTTGGAGACCAGCACTATGTGCTCGTCACCCCGATGTCGGTGAAGATCTCCCGGGAAAAGATCGGGGGACTGTAG
- a CDS encoding ZPR1 zinc finger domain-containing protein, whose amino-acid sequence MRNVLRAPCPVCKQEIEYIYQTETIPYFSEILIESATCPCGWRMADAFILREGQPNRCEYAVTCEDDLCVRVVRGSAGTVSVPELGIVIRPGPAAEGYITNIEGVLDRIEDVLDTALRTAEEEERERALALKEQIALVKKGQARITLIIEDPSGNSAIIKNPGDATEKR is encoded by the coding sequence GTGCGAAACGTCCTCCGTGCGCCCTGTCCAGTCTGCAAACAGGAGATCGAGTACATCTACCAGACAGAAACCATCCCCTATTTTTCTGAGATCCTCATCGAGAGCGCCACCTGCCCGTGCGGGTGGCGGATGGCCGACGCCTTCATTCTCAGGGAGGGGCAGCCGAACAGGTGCGAGTACGCCGTGACCTGCGAGGACGACCTCTGTGTGCGTGTGGTGCGGGGATCGGCAGGGACGGTCTCGGTCCCCGAGCTCGGCATCGTGATCAGGCCTGGCCCGGCGGCCGAAGGATATATCACCAATATCGAGGGGGTGCTCGACCGGATCGAGGACGTCCTGGACACGGCGCTCAGGACAGCCGAAGAAGAGGAGCGGGAGCGGGCGCTCGCCCTGAAAGAGCAGATCGCCCTCGTCAAGAAGGGGCAGGCACGGATAACCCTGATCATCGAGGACCCCTCAGGGAACTCGGCAATCATCAAAAATCCCGGCGACGCCACAGAAAAAAGATGA
- the purM gene encoding phosphoribosylformylglycinamidine cyclo-ligase: MSKDSAYADAGVDIDLEAQGVRTLIQQLTFRRTGAFPMLGSVGHFAGLIEFGDMALALAVDGVGTKMLVADALQDWTTVGIDCIAMNVNDLFVMNLEPVAFVDYIATDGISIEKMRQIGVGLNEGARQANMNIVGGETATLKGLVTGLDLAGTCLGAQKKADVVTGDAIVPGDLVVGVPSTGAHSNGYTLARKVALENGGFDVVLPSGRTVGEALLTPTRIYREALDAAAACEVHGMCHVTGGGLLNFTRLSSFGFDITDPLPVPEILAWTQEMGGLSGNEMYRTFNMGMGYAFVVPEESLRTLQQIVPDAQVCGAVVKESGASLRGVRIH; encoded by the coding sequence ATGAGTAAGGATTCGGCCTATGCCGACGCCGGCGTGGACATCGATCTTGAGGCGCAGGGCGTCCGGACCCTCATCCAGCAGCTCACCTTCAGACGGACCGGGGCCTTCCCCATGCTCGGTTCGGTCGGCCACTTCGCCGGGCTCATCGAGTTCGGCGATATGGCGCTCGCCCTGGCCGTCGACGGCGTGGGCACGAAGATGCTCGTCGCCGACGCCCTCCAGGACTGGACGACCGTCGGGATCGACTGCATCGCCATGAACGTGAACGACCTCTTCGTGATGAATCTCGAACCGGTGGCGTTTGTCGATTACATCGCCACCGACGGGATCTCGATCGAGAAGATGCGCCAGATCGGCGTCGGCCTCAATGAGGGCGCCCGTCAGGCGAACATGAACATCGTCGGCGGGGAGACGGCGACCCTGAAAGGGCTCGTCACCGGCCTCGACCTCGCCGGCACCTGTCTTGGCGCACAGAAGAAGGCCGACGTCGTCACCGGGGATGCGATCGTCCCCGGCGACCTTGTCGTCGGCGTGCCTTCCACCGGCGCCCACTCGAACGGCTACACCCTCGCGCGGAAGGTCGCCCTCGAAAACGGCGGCTTCGACGTCGTCCTCCCCTCGGGCCGGACCGTCGGCGAGGCGCTGCTGACCCCGACCCGGATCTACCGTGAGGCCCTCGACGCCGCGGCCGCCTGCGAGGTGCACGGGATGTGCCATGTCACCGGTGGCGGTCTCCTGAACTTCACCCGCCTCTCGTCCTTCGGCTTCGATATCACCGACCCCCTCCCGGTCCCTGAGATCCTTGCCTGGACACAGGAGATGGGCGGGCTTTCCGGGAACGAGATGTACCGCACCTTCAACATGGGCATGGGCTATGCCTTCGTCGTCCCTGAGGAGAGCCTCCGGACGCTGCAGCAGATCGTCCCGGATGCACAGGTCTGCGGTGCGGTCGTGAAAGAGAGCGGGGCCTCTCTCCGCGGCGTGCGCATCCACTGA